The following is a genomic window from Scleropages formosus chromosome 11, fSclFor1.1, whole genome shotgun sequence.
GGGCGCGAGGCCGGACCGCGGGGCGGCGCACGAAGCGGCATAGTcgcgaggagagggaggcaggcGCGCGACTAGCGGACAGCGCTCGCTCAGCTCGAGACACGTTGTGACGGAGCGCCCGCGTGCGAAAAGGTCGCGAGCTCTGTCAGTGACAAGACCCCGGCGGAGCGGCCAAACGCACAGAGACACATGAGTCAGTAGCAGCGGCTCACAGAGAGACGCCTCCGTCCGCGGGGTTTATCGCATCCGTTCCCGCGAAGGGAAACGGGGGAAACAGGCTGCGCGTGTTCACCTCCAGAACCGTGCCTCGTGCGATGCAAAGAAACACAGGAACGCGGGGGTTGGAATCCAGCGTACGGCTCGTCGCATGCCGCTCCTCCGCTGAAAGGAGCGCGCTGGCAGTATCTGTCATCGTGTCCGTCGCCGTGTCCTCCAGGAAGGACAGCAGGCAGAGGAGCTGGGTACGCTGCGGGGTGGAGAGGAGCGGAGTCGGGGGTGCCTCCTCCAGCACCTCTCACCGTCCTCGTGGTCCGCGAAGGAGTGCGAGATCAGCGCTTCCAGTCCGCGGGATGtcatagcccccccccccccgggtgtatgtgtgtgtaagtagaTGAAAACACAGAACACGTTGTTAACGAGCACCTTGTCCAACTCAACTCGCAGTGATGGATAATCacctttacagtgatttaccccttttatACTGTACAACTAGGTTTTCCTGCTCTGTCAATTCAGTTGAAacctcagtggtactacagcaggattggAGTTTGAACCGTCATCCTTTGCACTATACAATGACCCAAGACATGTTCACGATTAATAACATTACCTTTCAAAGCTTCCTAAGACCTTCCTGCGTGCACAAGAGGTTGGGATGTGACTCAAGAGAACATGTGATGGACGCTGCGCTGGCAGACTTCAGTTCCATGACTCGTCACAGAACAAATCTTTGAAGCGCAGACAAGTGACTGCGTGTAACAATTGTCTACATGGCTTTGTTGATGGGCCTTCAGTCTTAATTTCTTAgaggcagctagtagtgtaatggttagcactgctgcctgtacacccaaaggttacaggtttgaatcccacctctggcttatgtacccttgagcaaggtacttaccctaaattactcaaggaaaaaaaaaaattaccctgctgtataaatgggtaaataattgtaagcaccttaacattgtcagttactttgggaaaaagtatcagataaatgtaagtaggTGAGAATCATTGCCCCTTATGCTGCTTCTGTGGACTTGTTCCCACAGTGTCCTGGGACCCAGGACTGAGGTGGCCTCTCTCTTCAGTTCATTGGTCTGCTGCCTGCACCTGTTCTGATGCCCCTGCCCCAGTATCCCACTGTGCCAACAACTGCAGTCTGGTAGAATATGTGAAACTGACCTGTGCACTCCCAAGGACATGTGCCTCCTTCTCCCTCAATGGTCACTGAGAACACAGCACCCTTGGTCCTCCTGAAGTACACTGCTGTTTTCTTATCCTTTACAGCATTCAGCTGCGGTTGGTTCATTACGCACAAGTTAGCAGCTCTTCACCAAGCTTCCATACCACATCCATCCTCCTGCCTGTCGCTGATAGAAGCATTACTGTGGCATCAATGGCCTGTTTAACAGAGCTTTGTACACCACTTCTACTATGGTCCATGCACCTGCATCTTGGGGAGCACAACACACAAGCTTTACGAGCTACATGTTGACTGGTGTCTGGTCTACACCTGCAATACCCTGCGATCTGACCACCGATGGTGGGCGAATATGGTATGGTGAACACACACTGTAGGACTTGAGGGCCAACACTGGGCATGGATCGCTGACATTCGCAGTCAGTGCATTCGGAGACATGATAGGATAGTTCACATTTGCAGAACATACAATGGCTCTACAACAGCTACTATATTGAGTGAGTTACGTCAGAGCCTTGTGTAAACAGCATCGTGAGCTGTCTGCTGAGGACTGTCCTTATTATTGGCCATTTTCTTCAAGGGGAACTTTACACAGACATTATGGTGagatttcattcattattttagaattttaataatttctataTAGAATATGTATTAGAAAAACCTGAAGGATGCTATAGAATATAGAGCAAATGCAAAAGGTTGTACTTCTGTATTACACTCAAATCCAACCCAGGCTATGTTTCAGCATCATGGGATACACAAGTCCCAGTGTTCAATCTGCTTTGGGTGCTTCATGTATTAAGTTGCTCTAATGCTCCCTCCAGTGGTTTAAATCATCAATTCATCTTTATAAACCATACAGCCTGACAGGTCTGCTGTCATCCAGAGCAACTCCAGAAGCAGAGCATAGGGGCAGGGTGGCAGGGTACACTCAGGACAGGCAGAGCATTTTCTCTCTCACATAGAGGACAattcagaatcagctttatacTCAGCATGTTTTGAGCATATGAGGAAACGTGCTCAGATCACACAAAGTCTATACCCGTTAAACCAGATGTTACCCCATACCTCAGGAGCTGCAAGGTATCAACACTGCCCTCTCCATGCAATGTTTAATTTAGTGAAATTTCCTGTAAGGGTTATCACAATGGATATCATACATGAATTTAACAGCCTTTATATTGCATTAACCTCTTCTGTCTTTGTGATCTTTACACTACTCAACTTTGTGGTGTTTTGATTAATCGGTTAACTCCTTTCCTGTTCCCATACCCTATTCAATTAATTACTTTATCAGTTACTAACATTactgtgttatttattaatatatttaccTGCTATGTAACACAAAAACAGCAGCGCAAGTCATGTCTTACTTGCAGGACGGCAGCCAAAGAGCCACCTGCAGAGAGGAGGTAGAGGTTACGCATAAAGTGCTGGCGATTAGAGTTTCCCATCGCACCCCACATCACCCCAGACCTCCAACTTCTCTAACTCAAGGGAAGCATCAAAACCTTCCGTCTGTAAAACTACATTcaactgttacatttttttccaagaaataaAAGGCaggattattttaaaaaggattttATTAATCTGATACAGTGATATACTTAGAAATGtgttgcaaaggaaaaaaaaacaaaaatatgtcagCCACACGTGAAGAAAAGCTAATCTCAGACTGAAGCAGTGTTATATCTAAAGAAAATAGTAGTAGTGTGCCATAATAAATTGTCTATtagtacaaaaatacattttggggCACACTATACAGCATCCAGTATcacaaataaatgaagggaACACTTTTCAAAGTAGACCCCTTTAAAGTACAGaattcaaaattatttcaacCAAGTACTTTTTTGTCTTGTAAAGAAGCATAAAAAGGTTTTGTGaccaataaaaatgtttatatatgcaGTGCGTATATATTGGTAGAAAAGTTGGACTTCTTACTGCTACGTTGCAAGTTCCAAGGCTCAAGGGTATTATCAGAATACAAAgagaaccatttttttttcttttagaaacTCTTTagttttatacaaaataagAAAGGAAATACAAAAAGTTCATTTACAAACCAGAACCAAGGCCATATTCTAGCACTATATACAGCCATAACTTCAACACACTCCTCTATTTTTATAGTTGTCTTTTCCTTTGACTTCATGTGCATAGGAGATAAAGAAAGCATACTTTTCCTTTAGCCTTGATTGTTGATGTGTGCTAAACCCAATTTCATTTACACAGTGAGTTGACAAAATGGCAAGAGACCTTTATATTTCATTCTTTACCACAAcctaaaaaagaaacagaaatgtgtgaaaGAACTGAACAAAGTGAACACACAGATAAGGCATCACTGCTTGTTGGTGTAAGATGGGGACTGGATGTGTGGGACTGAGCAGGTTTGGTACCTGAGTCTTAGCACATGCATAGTTTGAGACAGTGGGAGAAGCCTGATGctaaaaccaaattaaaatataagcCCATAGGCTTGTCTAACgtaaaatgttgtttaaaaaacattttaagcatATGAAAGAAACAGAGCAGGTTAGAGGTCCAGGCTGGTTCTGGAAATCCAGTCAACTTCATCTCCATACCTTTAAGAATCTACAAGATGCTCACCATCTGGGTCACCACCCACCTCACCTCAGGCACAGCATTTAGAAACCTTCACAAACTCACAGAATGAAAAACGATACTGCAACCTTCACCTGCCATTCAAACTGCCATTAGAGAAATTCTACTGCTTACAGTTATCCActtcattatttttacagcttcaAAGCATGTGTGTGTAATCACACAAACCTACACTCACACCTTCATGCAGacatccacacacacccacttcTCTTTTTAAAGATCCTTCTAACTTGTGGAAAAGTCTTATTTTCCCCTCTACTGGAATTAGGTACAGACTGGGAAATGCATCCATCAGCTGCACTAGGTGTGCATTTCAGTGGTTCTGGAGCTTCTTCTCTTTGTCAGCCTTTAAGCACCTAAAAAACTAaaggaaaagacagaaaaatgcagaaggAGGAGCTCTCAGCAGGACAGAAGCTTCCCTCCTCCTCGTGATGTTTGTGGTGCAGTAAACGATGCTGAATGACAGAGGGTTAATACTTTGTCGAGTGGCATACCCCCACCTCGAGTGTGAGGGTGCAGCTGAGCCAGTCCCCACAGTCCATTCACCAGGCGGCCAGCTGAGTCCTGCTTCAGAAGTGGTCGATGAGCACAGATACACAGTTTGCACCCACCAGGTAGTTTGGGTCTCCTGGGAGGGATTTGTTTTGCCAACTCTTGGGGTCACCTGGAAAGCAGGACAGGAAGGAAGACACAGAGCCCGTGGTGAAAAACAAAGGACGCTGACTGGAATCTGAGCTAGAATgcagtttctgcagaaaaaaaatatgctttttaatgaaacaagGGCCACCTGCGGCATCTTGTCAATTCATCATGATACCAAGTGTCATGAAGCCACTTTGCGCTTGAGAGGAAGAAAGACCAAGAATGTTTGACTAAGACCAGGCTTCCTCGATACAGTACATTAGCAGTTCAAATCTAACACTTTATACAACATGGATCTCTTCCTGACTCCATCCAGGTGAAACAGCACTTACATGCTGTCTTTAAAGGAAGACACTTGTGAAAGAAACTATGAAAAAGTCcaccaacagcagcagatgTAGAAATTGGAAGGGAGCGAGAGGTGTTTCTCGGAGTAAGGAAGGGTCAATGAGAACCCAGCTGTATTCAGTCCCAGGTAGTGCCTTCACCATGGTATTTCAGAGTTCAAAGCTGAGTTTCAGACTCAAGCGTTGAGAAACAAGTGGAGTGTATATGAGACAAAAGAATGGtcttgttttacatttagagGATTAAACCCTTAGTCCCGTAATCCTCCAACAATGACGCTGCACTCCAACATATCCTAAACGGGGCCTAATGAACTACTTATCCACAGCACTGCCAAATTTAGAGTAAAGAAATGCACTGAGTGCTGAgattcagtacatttttaccattttccCCACACACTCCACCACAATGTCCCATATTCCACAGAATGTAACAAGAAACATGCAAGTAGAGTTGTAGAAGCAGCCAAGACCAACAGCTATTGGATTACAATGTTTAGGTCAAGTCAGTGCATAAGGAGTACATAAGCATAGATGAATAAAAGATTTCTCAGGGAAAAGCTCTGCCTTAAGAATTTGCTGAAGAGGGgagagaattttaaaaaaaaaaaaacactctaaaaaggggacagctggtagcgtagcgatTAAAGTTattgcctttgaatccaaaggtcacaggttcaatcctcacctctgactgtggtacgcttgagcaagatacttaccctaaattgcgcaagtaaaattgcccagctgtataaatgggtaataattgtaagcttgtacccttaacattgtaagacgctttggagaaaagcatcagctaaataaataaatgtaacataaaatgtaaaagcatgtttcaagatgaggaaggtagaagGAAAATGGTTTCAGGAAATTTGTTTGAagtttgattttaaatgaatcaTCAAGTGCAtggatgatgaatgaatgaacgtcCCTTTAAAAGCAACAGCCATTGTAGTGAACAAGCCACCACCGAGAACCCCAAACAGGACAGAGAGAGGACAGCGTACCCGACGAGGAGTCAGAGGATTTTAGAGCGAAAGACCAACCGTCGGGGGTCATGGACGCACAGTGAGGCAGGCGCAGCTCCACCGGCTTCTGGAACTTGAGACCATGGGGGCCACACATCACCAAGGGGCTCAGCAGGGTCTCGCCTGCAGATGGTGCAAAAGGAAGGGCAGTGAAATGGGGTTAATAATGAAGGGCAACAGAACCACCATCATACCTGCTTTACGTAGGAGAAACacctttattcaaagtgacacaGGTTAACAGAAGTGCAGTAagtgtaacaaaataaaacagaggcTGTCAACACACAGACTGGTGAGCTACAGTAAACCAACACAGGACATCCTGAGGGTAGTCAACTAAAAACATATAGCAAATGTACATAACTGTTCCTCAGGATAATCTACCTAACGTACATGCATCAAAAGTTTTTAAGCAgtagaaattaaaactgacTTTGTGAACAAATACCAATAGGAAAAGAAGACAGCCAAAGGGTGGTGAGCAGACAAGTCAGTTTTACATACCATTTTACCAAAGAAAACTCACTCATTGTGAGATTCTGAGAGTAAATTATGTCTAAGATACCAACTGTGAGATAAGATATTAACAGCTGGTTTTTTGAATAAAATGCATGGCAGCTTAAGGAAATGACTCCATAAAAGCTAATGTAATTGTCAGACTTGAGACACACTTGGGGACATCTGGAGGCAACACACCTTTCTCCTTGTCCAGCGGTGGCAGGATGCTGTTGTCCCTGCATACCTTGAAGTAGATCTCCTGCTCCACACCCTCAGGAATAGCCCCCTGTGGGATGATGATGCTCACGCCCGTCTCAATGGAGCTCAACACGCCACCATTGCTGTTGAACACACCGCGTGCTGTGGCCACCACTGTGTGCCCTtcatcctcttcatcatcctctAGTGCACTGGGGCTGTGGGACAGATGTCAGGGAGAACTCAAGGGCCTGAGAAAGGAATTGGCTACTGCAAAGAGCTGGGCTGTGAGTAAGGACCAGAGTCTGTACCTGACTGGGATGGCCTTGGGGACAGCGTTGATGTTGTTTTGCTGGTACTTCGGCCTGCTGTCCATGGTCCGTGTGAAGGTATCCACTCCGCTGTCCTGCTCAGCCAGCTGGGGGGAGGTCTGGGGCTTGGCAGTACTGTTGGCCTTGGGGGGTGGCTCAACCTTGGGTGGTACGTCATTGGGCAGAAGGTTGTGGTTGAACTTGGGGCTTTCAAACTTGCGTTCAAAGGGCCTGGCTGAGGTTGTGAAAGGTTTGGGCACATAGCGGTTGTAGCTGGAGATAGGCTTGGCAGGCAGCTCCGTGCCATTAACTGGGGACTTCTCTGGAAAGCTCTTCTGGGGCAGGTAGGTGCTTTGAACAGTGTCCTCACGGTTGACTGGCCTGAGGCCTGACAGGTCAGGCTTTGCCTTTGGAGATCCATGGGGATCAGGCAGGGAATTCCCTGGAAGGGAGGGAAGagagaacaaaatattacactttCTCCCACAGTAGGAACATGGTACATaaacatacaatatatacaGGTAACCCCTCTGTTGTAATAAGCTGTttacacaaaacacattcaAGAAAACCTACCGTCAGTGGTGGGGGGTTTGGGGAGCGTAGCAGGGGGGGCAGCAGGAGTGATTTGCTGCATAGGCTCAAATCTCTTCTCTGCAGGACTCACCTTCTCTGCTGACTCCGCTCTGAATGAGAGAGAAAGCAGGGACACGATGGCTTAGACTGTTACGCCAAAAACAAGATTAACACACAGAGGCAGTGGAGAATGTCTCAATATCACTATAAAAGCAAATTAACACAGAAACAGAGCAGAACCAACAAGATCAATGACATCCAGTTTTCTTGCCTGCTCTTTAGCGCAATGACTCTGGTACATTAAATACACAGCCATCCTTTGCCCAACAGGTTTAATTTGGTAAATAAAATCACCCTGCAGTGACGTAACACACATATCCACCCATATTGAAGGAGGCTTTTGATACAACAGCTCTAGACTACCCAAAGACTCAACACCATAAGTGAAGGCAAAACGAtaaaattccacaaaaaaaaagttagacaAGCCATTGCCAGATACAtgctactattattattatttacaactACAGAACAGGGCAACATGTGAGCCCCTAGCCTACAAAGAAACTGCTCCTGTAAGAGAAATTCCATGCAATGAGAGGTACACAGTCCTGGCATGCTATTCTGTTACAAAGTACTAAAATGTtgctccagcctcctccatagaatgatgtgtgtgtacatggaaTGCACTGCAGCCTGTAGAGGGAACTCTTGAGCTGTGCAGTTAGAGACATGCAATGAGACAAAGACATCTTTTTTGCCTCTTACAGCTGCCTGCTCCTGCTCAGGTAACCAGCAGGAGTGTAGCTGCAGAGGGACAGGGCAGCcgcaggagaagaagaagaagcacaaGAACAGAGAAGAGAAATGAAAGCCGGGATCCTTCAAGCCCCTTACAGTTTCCCCACAGGGCATGTATAAACTGACAGGGCAAGCAAAGTGTTCAGTACACAGAGCCAGAGCGAAACAGCATAAGAGGGGCTCCCTATTCTCTGTCTGGGTGCTGCTCTTATGATGACCTGAAACCCTGCTCCTAAAGATGAACCGGTCTTTTGAAGGTAGGCTTTTGGCTCCACTCTCAATCAACCTCAGAAGAATATGAGAATGTGAAAGTTGCGACCCTGacttacaaatactgtacaccATAAATTACAGAAAGGCTGCAGGATTACTGTAAAAGGTCACCATTCCTCCAGCAAAGAAATGCACTTTGGTGCTTCATTGCTCCATCACCTTGTGTACCACAGACAAAATTAACAGGCTGATCTAACGGAAGTCACAAGGAATAAGTTTTATTTCTGATCTCTATAGGGGGTCCAATCGAATGGCAGATGAATTATTCTAGACCTCCAACAAAGCCTCCAGTTCTAAAGAAGAGGACCTCCATCTCAACTAAACAGAGGTCAGCATAGTTTTGAATTCTCTCTGGACCAAAACTGCAAAATGATGGACATCAAAACCAGTCAACAAATCCAAAAAGGTGCAGGAACAAGCGTCTTACCTGGAGTAGCTGTACGTTGGCTGGGTCTGTAGCTGTGGAGGCTTATTGAGCTCTAGGAAGCGGTTGGGGGCAGGGGCTATCTGGGCTGGGGGCTTGCTGTCAAAACTGCGCCGGTCAAAGTAGGACAGCTGTTTCCTGTAGTATTCCTCATCTTCATCAGGGTCATAATTGTTGGCGCGCACAATGTCATCTGCAGGTCTGGCCTGCGGCTTCTGAGGCTCAGGGGCTCTGAAAAGAAAGCGGGATTTATGGATGACAATGCATCACTTGCATGCAAAGTAAAAAGTGGCAGCAGgaacaaaaggaaaagcagcacAACAAAACAGCCAATGAGCATCTGCACCAATCTGGAACTATTTGGCCAAGTTGATTCGACAACAAAGCAAGAACAGAACGTAGGCAGAAATGGCCAGTCAATCCATGTTTCCCATCAGGCAGTGAAGCAAAAGAGTGGCTGTGCTctaattttattaaacattcaaATTACGTACACAAGAGGGAGCTGTGACATTAAAGAATGAGTAAAAGAGCACTCTCCCTCAAATTCAGAAGGCAGCTGCTCCCATCTATCTCATgtaaagtggggaaaaaaaaaaagaaataattaaaataaataatggctCCATCAATTGGCGGTCACTGACCAAAGCCTCCAGCTATGTCTGTGGTGACAGGAAGTGCAGGGCTTTGTTCGGGTCCTTTGCTAAGAGGCTTACCTGTATGATGACTTCTCCTGGTCCAGGTGGCTGAGCGAGCTGGCTTTGGGGACGGGACCAGGGGCTATCACAGGTTTGGGGGGCACATCCACTGgctggagaagagaagaaagagtCACCTTACTGACAGAACAAGGCTGGATGTAGTGGATTAGTTTGGAAACAACCACAAAACAAGGAATAGAAAAGTAAAGCATTTACTCTTAGGCCAGTAGAGTCTCCAGCATCCTTCGCCCTGTCCACAGATGCTGAGCGCTTGTTTTCAAACATCTTGACTCTGGTCAGCACTGACTGGGGTTTCATGGCAGGGTCCTCTTCCGGCTCATCCCGGGGGGGTGGCGGCAGGGGCTTTGGGGCTGTTGTGATGACGGGCTCACTAGGGTTGCTAAGCATGTCCATTTTTGGTGGAGGCGGCAGAGGGTCTGAGTTCGTAGGGGGCTCGTATTGGCCTGGTTTATAGCCACGGCTCTGTGCGCCCTGGTTGTAAGGGTAGTACTGCCTGGGGGGCTCTGGTGAGCGTGGAGGTGCTGGGGGAGGAAAGACATTGGGCTCAGGGTCGTAGCGGGAGCGTGTGTCGTAACCCACTTGGGGCCGTGCCGGTGGTGGCGGCTCATCATAGCGCACCGGTCCAGACTGGCTCTTTGGGGGTGGGTCATAACGCGGCCGGCCATCATAATTCATCGGGGCCTCCTCATAGCGCTGCTGCATGGGGCTGTATTCTTGTTCTGGCCCATAGCCGGGGGTGTGCTGGTTCTCGAAGGGCCGACGGGCTGGCTGGTAGCCTGGCTGAAGAGCAGCTGGCTGCTCATACGGGGGCCACTGGCCATCAAAGTGAGGCACACGGTTCTCATAGTGCAGGTGCGAGTCGAAGCTGTGAGACTTTGGTTCCAGGTAGCTGCTGCCGTCATAGCGGAAGGGTGGCTGTTCGTAATCTCTGTATGGCTGTTCATCCTGGTAAAGTGGCTGTGGCTCGTAAGGACCTGGCGGGCCCACTGCTGGCCCCATTGCTGGTGGCTGCTGCTTCAGCCCATGGTTTGGTCTCACAGGGTCCTCCAGGGTGTACAGATCTTTCCGATACATCTGTGAGAATACCAAAACCAGCAACTGATCAGAAAAGAGAGATGAACAAAAGCATGCCTTCATTTTAACAATCTAGTTAATATCAAACACTCACAACAGATtgtttaaagacaaaaaatgttAGAGTCAGTTCAAGCAAAAAGACTGAAGCAAACCTGGAACAGAGGATACCAAGAGGAACTGTTATTGTTTGGTCAAAGATAAAACTAAAGCACAGAATTAAGTGTAAATATTACAGAAGCATATAAGGTAACTGCAACTTACCATATATGTGTGTTAAATCTATGTTAAAATGGAATTTAATGAAgtaattataacaaaaaaaataagcaaaaacaaaaatctacaTGTCTtgccacattaaaaaaaatttgctggGCAATCAAAACCAAACCAGTTAGCCCTTATCATGAATATCAAAATCCTTAAGTTTGACATGTAGCCTTCTAAAagatgcaaagaaacaaagctgAAAAAGCATTCTATTCTCACACCCAATAATCACAACCGCAATAGCAGCACACCCTGACATCCAGGGATTTGTGGAGCTGCTGAACATGCAGTAGGCCACGTGTCAAAATCAGGATTGCAGGCTGAGGACATAACCCAAGCCCAGAGATGCTGTTATTTTAAACGTGCAAGTTTCCAAGACCATAAAACTCGTGGTCGGTTTGATCCACCACCATCAAAATAAaccagaagggaaaaaaatctgaaacaaaggcaaaaaattTTTAGCCATGCAAAAAGTAACAAGCAAAGGAATAGTGGCAGATTGTGGTCCTCTTCTGCCCCTCCCTTGTCAGGTAGCAGTGGGGCAAGCCCCGCCCCTTCCCGCTGTCCATGTCGGCTGCGACTGCCACACCCTGTCTGTCAGAAGCACACAGAGGACAGAGCGCTCACATGCAGGAGTGAGTGGAAAGCGTGGagagaggcaggcaggcagcagcagggCAGGTTCGGGGGCGAGCCGGGCCAGGTCCGCAGGTGGACGGTGGCGGTACCTTTGGTTCTGAATTAGGCAGTCCGGACTGGAGGGGGTCGTGTGTCGGGGGCTGAGCTAGCTCAGGGGCGGACCTCCTAAGCGAGCCAGCCTGGGGGCTGTGGTTGCTCTGGGGAGCTGCAGGAGGCTCCTCAGCGTTCAAACCAGCTACATGTACTGAGGGGtcgacagcagggggcgctgtcaTAGCCATGGACTCAGGCTGCTGGGGGAGGCAAGGCATGGCGGGAACAGCCTCTGCTTTCTGTGAAGTGGTGttcagaaatgtttaataaCATGCGCTGCCGGGGTGCCCCACACCCTCACTACAGCAGCCCTGCCCTCCCCTGCTCGCTCCTCTTCATCACCTCTGACACTCTGCCTGACCCAGGGGCTCACAAGACACAAGGGAGTCTTTAACAGCTCGGTCCACGAGATCAAGTAAGAACTTGCAAGAGGACAAGTTTCTGTTGTTTACTTTGTCCGATGTGTTTTAATTCTACATTACAGTACAGCTTTGTCTCTTTCGTTCTTTTGTTTCAACATATCAGATAACAGACATCATGGCAGCTAATAacctgaataaatacatgtacaacAGGGTTAACACTGACATTTCCAACATGCACATAATACTGTCCGGTAGCACATCAGTCTGAATTCACAAGGGAGACAACTAGACAACCATATAGCTGGATACCATTACAGACAGAGTTGacaaagacacttttttcccccaatcaACATCAACAGTCACACTAAGACAAAGGTTACGGCTACTGTATATAACAGCCAagcatattttcaaaaacaagaaaacacacacacgcaaacaatttttctttttgctgttcaAACACTACAGTTTTCCAGCTTCCTTTAGTATCGCCTCCAAAACACCCTCCTCACGCACACCACGGCTTCCAGACAACAGGGCAGGCGGACGGTTCTCAGAAACGGTACCTgctggggagctggagccttgAACCCGGCGGGGTCTATCCGGCTGAGGGGCTCAGGCTGCACAGTGTGCTGGTACCCAGCATAACCAGGTGGCTCTTGGATGACCGCTGGGTCCTCGCGCACTGGTTCCGAGGATCGGGTGATAGCAGGCTCCGTAGGCAGACATGCCTCATCGTTCAGCGTCTCATCCAGCTCCTGGTCCGTGTAGGCTCCCCCCTCTGTGTCCGTGTCCTCATAGTCAGACGTGTGCCGGCTGTCCGTGCTGTACATGGAATACTCGCTGCCAGGTGCTGACAAGTAGGACAGCCGGTCATCGTGGAGGTCCAGATCATCATCAGGGGCTCCATCCGCCTGAGGCAGGGAAGAGAACAGGAGACAGGACACAAAAGAAGAGGGGCCAACAGCAA
Proteins encoded in this region:
- the tjp1a gene encoding tight junction protein ZO-1; the encoded protein is MPASKNYTVTYAGLWCGIIVATDTMRYQKYITVMQMAMGVTASNKDNCLPPKRRMWVDPVTDPPPPATSSTMNVSQGKPSLRRIKGRIHRSKSLDSIDLLDCNSATMEETVIWEQHTVTLHRAPGFGFGIAISGGRDNPHFQSGETSIVISDVLKGGPAEGLLQENDRVVMVNAVSMDNVEHAYAVQQLRKSGKNAKITIRRKRKVQIPVGRPGERETMSEHEEEEEDSYDDEVYDERSGPSAYSGAGATGGRHGERSSNRRDRSASRERSLSPRSDPRSQASNLPPRPAKVTLVKSRKNEAEYGLRLASHIFVKDISPESLAARDGNIQEGDVVLKINGTVTENLSLIDAKKLIERSKGKLKMVVQRDERATLLNIPDLDDSIPSANASDRDDISEIHSLTSDHSNHERTRGSRSRSPDRRSEPSDLSRHSPQQVSNGSHRSREDERISKPGAISTPVKLAEEVRVSKPTEDPGTLLEEKLIPALPEPKPVYAQPGQPDVDLPVSPSDAPVPSAAHDDSILRPSMKLVKFRKGESVGLRLAGGNDVGIFVAGVLEDSPAAKEGLEEGDQILRVNNVDFANIIREEAVLFLLDLPKGDEVTILAQKKKDVYRRIVESDVGDSFYIRTHFEYEKESPYGLSFNKGEVFRVVDTLYNGKLGSWLAIRIGKNHQEVERGIIPNKNRAEQLSSVQYTLPKTPGGDRADFWRFRGLRSSKRNLRKSREDLSAQPVQTKFPAYERVVLREAGFLRPVVIFGPIADVAREKLAREEPDVFELAKSEPRDAGTDQRSSGIIRLHTIKQIIDRDKHAVLDITPNAVDRLNYAQWYPIVVFLNPDSKQGVKNMRTRLCPESRKSARKLYERALKLRKNNHHLFTATINMNNMNDGWYGALKETIQQQQNQLVWVSEGKADGAPDDDLDLHDDRLSYLSAPGSEYSMYSTDSRHTSDYEDTDTEGGAYTDQELDETLNDEACLPTEPAITRSSEPVREDPAVIQEPPGYAGYQHTVQPEPLSRIDPAGFKAPAPQQKAEAVPAMPCLPQQPESMAMTAPPAVDPSVHVAGLNAEEPPAAPQSNHSPQAGSLRRSAPELAQPPTHDPLQSGLPNSEPKMYRKDLYTLEDPVRPNHGLKQQPPAMGPAVGPPGPYEPQPLYQDEQPYRDYEQPPFRYDGSSYLEPKSHSFDSHLHYENRVPHFDGQWPPYEQPAALQPGYQPARRPFENQHTPGYGPEQEYSPMQQRYEEAPMNYDGRPRYDPPPKSQSGPVRYDEPPPPARPQVGYDTRSRYDPEPNVFPPPAPPRSPEPPRQYYPYNQGAQSRGYKPGQYEPPTNSDPLPPPPKMDMLSNPSEPVITTAPKPLPPPPRDEPEEDPAMKPQSVLTRVKMFENKRSASVDRAKDAGDSTGLRPVDVPPKPVIAPGPVPKASSLSHLDQEKSSYRAPEPQKPQARPADDIVRANNYDPDEDEEYYRKQLSYFDRRSFDSKPPAQIAPAPNRFLELNKPPQLQTQPTYSYSRAESAEKVSPAEKRFEPMQQITPAAPPATLPKPPTTDGNSLPDPHGSPKAKPDLSGLRPVNREDTVQSTYLPQKSFPEKSPVNGTELPAKPISSYNRYVPKPFTTSARPFERKFESPKFNHNLLPNDVPPKVEPPPKANSTAKPQTSPQLAEQDSGVDTFTRTMDSRPKYQQNNINAVPKAIPVSPSALEDDEEDEGHTVVATARGVFNSNGGVLSSIETGVSIIIPQGAIPEGVEQEIYFKVCRDNSILPPLDKEKGETLLSPLVMCGPHGLKFQKPVELRLPHCASMTPDGWSFALKSSDSSSGDPKSWQNKSLPGDPNYLVGANCVSVLIDHF